One segment of Anatilimnocola aggregata DNA contains the following:
- a CDS encoding transposase family protein, whose protein sequence is MIAMESLVRVIAQVKDPRKPHGVRHPIESILALVLLGLLARIREMEVLNRWATEHWEQLREPLGFDREQPPHATTICRSLAKCDLSSFSKAFPTWIQQVLVPSE, encoded by the coding sequence ATGATTGCGATGGAGTCATTGGTTCGGGTGATTGCACAGGTGAAAGATCCGCGGAAGCCGCATGGTGTTCGGCATCCGATCGAGAGCATCCTGGCTTTGGTGCTTTTAGGACTGCTCGCACGTATCCGAGAGATGGAGGTTCTCAATCGCTGGGCGACCGAGCATTGGGAACAGCTTCGCGAACCGCTGGGCTTCGATCGAGAGCAGCCGCCCCATGCGACGACGATCTGTCGGTCTTTGGCCAAGTGCGATCTGTCGTCATTTTCCAAAGCCTTTCCTACCTGGATTCAGCAGGTGCTCGTTCCATCTGAATAA
- a CDS encoding choice-of-anchor I family protein codes for MPNKHPVVATAPRRRSLKSKTASPRRMFFEPLEARRVMAITDIPAANLQVVQNTTANSTAAVTVTAPLAANGFAVRSGSNRGDYFVQIGPSLADDISGGVLISNVRELNRAHPLSVPPEAAEFATAAVARDGVTGGYFIPVAESPGGTEWNINVAAGYFPYSVGWTAGFADGDDGPIDTFTASPGINFGTQFVDNADGTYKLTIPGKDSRTDGVLIAVSGVNEDNFVLTAPNNTDGSFTIYQHDNGTNGTSYERDGLAFVFIPKNSQLTDNMFFGRFTGNGTVEADVSSNGFSITKLAAAGTYELSIPGFSFDKGVLLLTGAGGGAGNVDNIVSYGASGDKWIIETRDLNDSTTPPALQNINATELVASFVFIPITGSGDVSIDGSGNLLVNDVDGANSNDNLTFVVSGTDLIISDPNNSLDAGAGATQLTPFSVSVPLSAITGSIQITTQAGNDLVTLDLTGGDFIPAAGLSFDGGDPTTGTGDQLAIVGEDQGDVVYNHTTASSGNIVLQNFGTITYSGLEPISNSGTAANVTFNLPGTADVGITLSDLGGGQAQLQSATSTFESTSFAVPTAGGALTINLGANNQTLTINSLVLNANTDLIIAGDGGDDTINLNAAALSITDALTLTAETIGQTQPVTVAGLTTLNAGTGTVTLTNATNNFSSISIPAAGTVSLRDDSTGFVLTGASTTTSLMLNSDDTVTQTGPITGAGGLTKLGAGLLSLTQANDYQGSTTITGGAIEVGNGGTTGTLGSGPVVVNVAAPNGLWLNLSNTFTVSNEISGSGSVTMKGAGGIAILTNANSYNTTVISAGTLRIGNNGTTGSLGTGAVSILGTLEFNRTDNVVVTNVLSGAGDILVTSGVIRQSSNSSGFTGTATINDGGTLRSENISGTHNFNAASIVANNGGTYVFGNNGVGNPNLPESTYITANTGGQILWEESEVFGGLNLRGGSLELRSGYIDIAGSIPSVFESGTITLNGGTVIQGDAVINKTTAGTVTITGVPLNNTGGLNIQEGVLSTNAAIITTSAGSLGTATTAGTLRLTSTGALTYAKPFSINAGGGVIDVPSAAASHTLSGVLSGAGPLTKVGAGTITLSAASSMFTGLTTINEGRLNVDGTLGGNVLVKGGVLGGGVQPGNGIIIGSVTLAGGTLAPGASPGILQTGDLRFDRLTKQWTSAGTGAEIPTYDAVTNRVFVVNPNAGIAVFDGTTGAPIGVIPITGGAPNSVAVRNGLVAVAVEDTVKQKNGTIRFFNAATLALLHTAPAGALPDMLTFSPDGTRVLSANEGEPDSYLVGNNDPLGSVTIFSVPGFAPLTVANVASGSSITVDFTAFDGQKAALQAAGVRIFGPDPSTPDPTDSTSVSRDFEPEYIAVSPDGTQAFVTLQENNAFAVLNLTTNTFTNIVSLGLKNHSLPGNGFDASDRDLAPGFSAGTINIRNWPVFGMYQPDAISAYSVAGQTYYVTANEGDARDYGGFVEEIRVGNGGYGLDTAVFPNASTLKLNQNLGRLTVSSATGNLDGDAAYERIDLFGARSFSIWDASGALVWDSGDQLERITAQLIPTLFNSNQDSSPGSFDTRSDNKGPEPEAVTLGVVGGRTLAFVGLERTGGLAVFDITDPLKPVYVDYMAGGTDFAPEGITFIPAAASPFGLPGVVVANELSNTTSWFSVVQNTAQFEINGLTPGTQHDQTQVTGVVDLGGAELQVIGSFVPNPGTLQQIVLITNNGADPVVGTFDQLPEGSAVTLNGQSLFISYAGGDGNDVVLSSQPLLAGTHLADTFVVTGDGTTFTVTRTNTNGTITANFVSPIPALNVLGAGGDDILIVQYSDVSPDPIPSGGIVYDGGTQANDPLVTPNQPPFNPPQTFGDVLVVEDTRLVRTLSTTYTPSATTFGSGVVTVAGATGGTITFADLEPVDISGMAVATLATPAASTNDALTITNGKDSATGTIDALVVTGTTGLTATLIESGHFFNNDLLVIDTTANDGDDSVIVTSADNLHANARLQIETGTGTDFVRVDGNVRFTGDALAATVDIEIDSQSIILNGGTLTVTDVTGSVDLDANLGAITSPGAATTDVVATSLVATANAGIGTLADRLLTNVANLSAVVTTTGNIFITETNGVEISAGGLISGSGNISLSAGGAVTQTGAITTTGGLELLGAGSFTLNNAANNVGTLAANTTDTIDYTDSTGLIVGTVNTVGITSTADVALHSAGLTISQPVATGAGDFRIDSSAAVTQTAAITATGLQLTGAGPFTLNNPSNDVTTIAANVTGTISYTDVNALTVGTVDVLGNSVSGITSSGNDVRLSTLGGNLLLDDDVALGAGDLTLAVIGTVTQIAGDDITAGGLELLVTGNVTLTNAANNVATLAANVTGTLNYTDLDALTIGTVTGSGTSSVNATGDIVLSTGDAGATDNLTLPVTFNITSSGGSVTLNAGDDALLNGDVTAATQVTVNVDAGDGESNGVGEVAPGSGGTVTINGVITVNGGAGTTFLNGGDDYDTFDFDPQTTTSFSVNGNAPHGTADGDRLVITVPALTVQTVSDVGSGGFSFAPTANPALDPVTYVSIEEQDVTGGPLNLLIDLTPVYNGVNNQLTMQRVGADLVINRLGTGPVTGNFYTGTLATINSLEIRGGGQNDSVEVFDTGTGLPDFVGTVPGVTNNPNVVGTPEFLFTGGAGTDVLTFNLGLASTAQVYGIGSGSGTAANDGEISTTNPANTLITYFTSVSEVNRAGFNATAGGLQILGDLSGNTINTTDNGGGETRVQPTGYTPFDFSGDNFSSFEVYGLRGSDTLTLTSFGSGQTNNPTIVLDGSNPTGFGGPTDDGLADTLRVLSTSSNTGLVTLLGGLGSDQFFLAGPGLTVDDIAGPVVVDGEDANLANNNDQLFIIDSGDTTADPNVLIAAAGGMNADYAVTGINASGVTFRNIDSFDYTGTQGGDTIDGRFTPTNVPHDLNTVALRGFDGDDQFLLFTSNQWGGVTPVTELPFTRVASGVGTISLYGNDGEDIFGETPAPVIGNTGAMHVGLAVPATTRLIRPTTAATAGGSTIFIDGGDPVPALNQAGDTVGDVLNLDVTDVPKNTAMIVGAGSSGNVLSANTAPFSWVSIEDLNLVDNGKLTGVQIGDVFGRGTTGNDLMQISANATAALPHQVRVRIGGAIMNYNVPGKAVLYGGNGVDTMSQTTAKIPAVFYGEAGNDSLAGGSNNDWLVGGDGNDQITGGEGQNVIWGDNAPTNPGDPTPQDFQGPNDGNDSISSGNGADVIYAGGGHDVVNSGGGNDYIHAGAGNDSVDAGAGDDRVYGYSGNDTLQGNSGNDLLSGGDGNDWLLGHSGNNVLIGGTGSDTLSGGDGNDLLITGGLGGEENSTWTSAPNTMTYAANTYSDPMDNDAALLALLTAWQLNSNAAAPPPEVLALLPIIAPDGSDDDAWGGNGSDLFSWDAADMADESLTAPGPNDFNNPATGPDVRLI; via the coding sequence ATGCCAAACAAGCACCCTGTCGTAGCTACCGCTCCGCGCCGCCGCAGCTTGAAATCGAAAACCGCCTCTCCCCGCCGCATGTTTTTCGAACCGCTCGAAGCTCGCCGGGTGATGGCGATTACCGACATTCCGGCGGCCAATTTGCAGGTCGTGCAGAACACTACCGCTAATTCCACGGCTGCGGTTACCGTGACTGCTCCACTTGCCGCCAACGGGTTCGCCGTCCGAAGTGGCTCGAACCGGGGTGACTACTTCGTGCAGATTGGCCCTAGCCTCGCAGACGATATTTCTGGTGGAGTTTTAATCTCGAATGTGCGGGAACTGAATCGAGCTCATCCACTGTCTGTACCACCGGAAGCGGCAGAGTTTGCTACGGCGGCAGTCGCGCGCGATGGTGTGACCGGAGGATACTTTATCCCCGTAGCGGAATCCCCTGGTGGAACAGAATGGAACATCAATGTAGCTGCTGGATACTTCCCTTATTCTGTGGGCTGGACGGCTGGATTCGCAGACGGAGATGATGGTCCTATCGATACCTTTACAGCTTCTCCGGGGATCAACTTCGGAACGCAGTTCGTCGACAACGCAGACGGTACTTACAAATTAACGATTCCCGGAAAGGATTCGCGAACTGACGGAGTCTTGATCGCCGTCAGCGGAGTCAACGAAGACAATTTCGTTCTAACAGCACCTAACAATACCGATGGATCGTTCACGATCTATCAGCACGACAATGGCACAAACGGCACTAGCTACGAGCGGGACGGTTTGGCCTTTGTTTTCATTCCAAAGAATTCTCAACTGACGGACAATATGTTCTTTGGCCGATTTACCGGCAACGGCACCGTTGAGGCCGATGTGAGCAGCAATGGCTTCAGCATCACGAAACTGGCCGCTGCGGGCACCTATGAACTCTCCATACCAGGTTTCAGTTTCGATAAGGGAGTGCTACTTCTTACAGGTGCCGGTGGAGGGGCAGGCAACGTTGACAACATCGTGTCGTATGGTGCGAGCGGGGACAAATGGATTATTGAGACCCGTGACTTGAATGACAGTACGACGCCGCCCGCCCTGCAAAACATTAACGCCACCGAACTAGTCGCTTCCTTCGTATTCATTCCAATCACGGGCTCAGGCGATGTCTCCATCGATGGTTCGGGCAATTTGCTAGTGAATGACGTTGATGGTGCCAACTCGAATGACAACCTGACGTTTGTTGTATCAGGCACAGATCTCATCATTAGCGATCCGAACAATTCGCTCGATGCGGGAGCCGGCGCGACGCAGCTGACCCCGTTTTCGGTCAGTGTTCCTCTGAGTGCGATTACCGGTAGCATCCAAATCACCACGCAGGCCGGCAACGATCTTGTCACTTTGGATTTGACTGGCGGAGATTTCATCCCCGCTGCCGGCCTGAGCTTTGACGGTGGCGATCCGACGACGGGTACCGGTGACCAGTTGGCGATTGTTGGCGAAGATCAGGGTGATGTGGTTTACAACCACACCACTGCCAGTTCGGGCAATATTGTTTTGCAGAACTTCGGCACAATCACATACTCCGGCTTAGAGCCCATTTCGAATTCCGGCACAGCAGCCAACGTTACCTTTAACTTGCCCGGCACTGCCGATGTAGGAATTACGCTCAGCGATTTGGGTGGCGGTCAGGCACAGTTGCAAAGCGCAACCTCGACCTTTGAAAGCACATCGTTCGCCGTTCCCACTGCCGGTGGCGCGCTGACGATCAACTTGGGTGCGAATAATCAAACACTCACGATCAACTCCCTCGTGCTGAATGCAAACACGGACCTAATCATTGCTGGCGATGGCGGCGATGACACCATCAATCTCAATGCCGCAGCTTTATCGATTACCGATGCGCTGACACTCACTGCTGAAACGATCGGCCAGACACAGCCTGTAACTGTTGCTGGCCTGACAACGCTCAACGCTGGCACCGGCACGGTCACCCTTACCAACGCAACAAACAACTTTAGCAGCATAAGTATTCCCGCTGCGGGAACCGTCAGTCTGCGCGACGACAGTACGGGCTTCGTGCTAACGGGCGCGAGCACTACCACGAGCCTGATGCTCAATAGTGATGACACGGTCACTCAAACTGGCCCGATTACTGGCGCTGGTGGCTTGACTAAGCTTGGTGCAGGTCTGTTGTCGCTTACTCAAGCCAACGACTATCAAGGCTCGACGACCATCACCGGCGGCGCAATTGAAGTTGGCAATGGAGGCACTACCGGCACGCTCGGTTCGGGACCGGTTGTCGTGAATGTTGCCGCGCCGAATGGCTTATGGCTCAATCTCTCCAACACTTTCACCGTATCCAACGAGATCTCGGGAAGTGGATCGGTCACGATGAAGGGCGCAGGAGGCATCGCGATCCTCACGAATGCCAATTCTTACAATACGACGGTAATTAGCGCCGGAACTCTGCGAATTGGCAACAACGGCACAACCGGATCGCTGGGTACGGGCGCAGTCTCGATCTTGGGCACCTTGGAATTCAATCGTACCGACAATGTAGTTGTTACAAATGTCTTGAGCGGGGCTGGAGACATTCTTGTCACCAGCGGCGTCATTCGACAGTCCAGCAATAGCAGCGGCTTTACGGGAACTGCCACCATCAACGACGGCGGCACACTGCGCAGCGAAAACATCAGCGGCACGCACAACTTCAACGCTGCCAGCATCGTCGCTAACAATGGTGGCACATACGTTTTCGGTAACAATGGCGTAGGAAACCCAAATCTACCGGAATCAACCTACATCACCGCCAACACCGGTGGTCAGATTCTGTGGGAAGAAAGTGAAGTGTTCGGCGGTCTAAATCTGCGTGGCGGCTCCCTCGAACTCCGCAGTGGATACATCGACATTGCCGGCTCCATCCCCAGCGTCTTCGAGTCTGGCACAATCACCCTCAACGGTGGAACAGTAATCCAAGGTGACGCAGTCATCAACAAGACCACCGCTGGCACGGTGACAATCACTGGCGTTCCCCTCAACAACACCGGCGGCTTAAATATCCAAGAAGGCGTGCTTTCCACGAACGCGGCGATTATCACCACCAGTGCCGGTTCACTTGGCACGGCAACGACCGCGGGCACCCTTAGGCTGACCAGTACCGGGGCTCTGACCTATGCCAAGCCATTCAGCATTAATGCCGGCGGTGGCGTCATTGATGTTCCGTCGGCTGCCGCCTCACATACGCTCAGCGGAGTTCTTTCGGGCGCTGGTCCGCTGACGAAGGTGGGAGCGGGAACGATCACGCTTTCAGCTGCGAGTTCAATGTTCACCGGCCTCACCACAATCAATGAAGGCAGGCTCAACGTCGATGGAACGCTCGGCGGGAATGTGTTGGTGAAAGGCGGCGTACTTGGCGGCGGCGTGCAGCCCGGCAACGGCATTATCATTGGTTCGGTAACGCTTGCCGGCGGCACCTTAGCGCCCGGTGCGAGCCCCGGCATCTTGCAAACGGGAGACCTGCGCTTTGACCGTCTGACCAAGCAATGGACGAGTGCCGGCACTGGGGCGGAGATCCCCACCTACGATGCAGTCACCAATCGCGTCTTCGTAGTCAATCCTAACGCGGGCATCGCCGTCTTCGATGGAACGACTGGCGCGCCAATCGGTGTCATTCCCATCACCGGCGGCGCACCAAACAGTGTCGCAGTACGTAACGGCCTAGTTGCGGTAGCGGTCGAAGACACCGTTAAGCAGAAAAACGGCACGATTCGATTCTTCAATGCGGCGACACTCGCCCTGCTGCATACCGCGCCGGCCGGTGCGCTGCCCGACATGCTCACCTTCTCGCCTGACGGCACGCGCGTTTTGTCAGCCAACGAAGGAGAGCCGGATAGCTACCTTGTGGGCAACAACGATCCCCTCGGTTCGGTCACGATCTTTAGTGTCCCTGGTTTCGCTCCGCTGACGGTTGCGAACGTTGCTTCAGGTTCGTCCATAACTGTCGACTTCACTGCGTTCGATGGACAGAAGGCCGCGCTGCAGGCCGCTGGTGTTCGCATCTTTGGACCGGACCCGAGTACTCCCGATCCAACCGACTCGACCAGTGTGAGCCGCGACTTCGAGCCGGAATACATCGCCGTCTCGCCAGATGGCACGCAGGCATTTGTAACTCTGCAGGAAAATAACGCCTTCGCGGTACTGAACCTGACTACGAACACGTTCACCAACATTGTTTCGCTGGGCCTGAAGAATCACAGCTTGCCTGGCAACGGCTTCGACGCAAGCGATCGCGATCTTGCCCCAGGCTTCAGCGCGGGCACCATCAATATCCGCAACTGGCCCGTTTTTGGCATGTATCAGCCTGACGCCATTAGCGCCTATTCGGTGGCTGGGCAAACGTATTATGTGACCGCGAATGAAGGCGATGCCCGCGACTACGGCGGTTTCGTGGAAGAGATTCGCGTCGGCAATGGGGGATATGGTCTCGATACCGCGGTGTTTCCCAACGCCAGCACACTCAAGCTGAATCAGAACTTGGGGCGTTTGACGGTAAGTAGCGCCACCGGCAATTTGGATGGCGATGCGGCCTACGAACGGATTGATCTCTTCGGTGCCCGCTCGTTCAGCATTTGGGATGCCAGCGGCGCGCTAGTGTGGGACAGCGGCGACCAGCTGGAGCGAATCACCGCACAGCTCATTCCAACCCTCTTCAACAGCAACCAAGATAGTTCCCCCGGTTCGTTTGACACCCGTAGCGATAACAAAGGTCCTGAGCCGGAAGCCGTCACACTGGGAGTCGTCGGAGGACGCACGCTGGCTTTCGTTGGCTTAGAACGAACCGGTGGATTAGCCGTTTTCGATATCACCGATCCGCTGAAGCCCGTATACGTTGACTACATGGCTGGCGGAACCGACTTCGCTCCGGAAGGCATCACCTTCATTCCTGCTGCGGCCAGTCCATTCGGTTTGCCGGGCGTGGTCGTGGCCAACGAACTTAGCAACACGACATCCTGGTTCAGCGTCGTTCAGAACACTGCGCAGTTTGAAATCAACGGCCTCACACCAGGAACACAGCACGACCAAACTCAAGTGACCGGCGTGGTCGACTTGGGCGGAGCCGAGTTGCAAGTGATTGGCTCATTTGTTCCGAATCCTGGAACGCTGCAACAAATTGTACTCATCACAAACAACGGGGCAGATCCAGTTGTTGGCACCTTCGATCAGCTGCCCGAAGGTTCTGCCGTAACCCTGAATGGGCAAAGCCTGTTCATCAGCTATGCCGGTGGGGATGGAAACGACGTAGTGCTTAGCAGCCAGCCGCTCTTGGCTGGAACGCATCTGGCCGATACGTTTGTCGTCACTGGCGACGGCACCACATTTACTGTCACTCGCACGAATACCAACGGCACTATCACCGCAAACTTCGTCAGCCCCATTCCCGCGCTCAATGTCCTCGGTGCGGGCGGTGATGACATATTAATTGTCCAGTACAGCGATGTATCACCCGATCCGATTCCAAGTGGCGGCATCGTTTATGACGGCGGAACGCAAGCCAATGATCCGCTGGTTACACCGAACCAACCTCCATTTAATCCCCCGCAGACGTTTGGCGACGTGCTCGTGGTCGAAGACACTCGCTTGGTCCGCACGCTGAGCACCACCTACACTCCGAGCGCCACCACTTTTGGAAGTGGCGTTGTCACCGTCGCTGGCGCAACAGGTGGCACAATCACGTTCGCCGACCTGGAACCTGTCGACATCAGCGGCATGGCGGTCGCGACGCTGGCCACTCCGGCAGCCAGCACCAACGACGCGCTGACTATCACCAACGGCAAAGACTCGGCCACAGGAACGATCGATGCCTTGGTCGTCACTGGCACCACTGGCCTGACCGCCACCTTGATCGAGTCCGGTCACTTCTTCAACAACGACTTGCTGGTCATTGACACGACTGCCAACGACGGCGACGACTCAGTCATTGTTACCAGTGCTGACAATCTGCACGCGAACGCCCGCTTGCAGATTGAGACGGGCACAGGGACTGACTTCGTTCGAGTAGACGGCAACGTCAGATTCACCGGCGACGCTTTGGCTGCCACTGTCGATATCGAGATCGATTCCCAATCGATCATATTGAATGGCGGCACGCTGACCGTCACCGACGTGACGGGCTCCGTCGATCTGGATGCCAACCTCGGCGCGATAACTTCACCAGGTGCCGCCACTACCGATGTCGTCGCTACCTCGCTCGTTGCCACCGCCAATGCCGGCATCGGCACATTGGCTGACCGACTGCTGACTAACGTGGCTAACCTTAGCGCGGTTGTTACTACCACGGGCAACATCTTTATTACTGAAACCAACGGCGTAGAGATCAGTGCCGGCGGTCTCATTAGCGGCAGTGGCAACATCAGCCTCAGCGCGGGGGGCGCGGTCACCCAGACCGGAGCCATCACCACCACCGGCGGCTTGGAACTGCTTGGTGCGGGCTCGTTTACCTTGAACAATGCCGCCAACAATGTCGGCACGCTTGCCGCCAATACCACGGATACTATCGACTACACCGACTCGACCGGTCTGATTGTCGGCACCGTCAACACGGTCGGCATCACCAGCACGGCAGATGTGGCGCTGCATAGCGCAGGGCTGACGATCAGCCAGCCGGTAGCGACCGGAGCAGGTGACTTCCGGATTGATTCGAGTGCGGCCGTAACCCAGACCGCGGCCATCACCGCCACCGGCTTGCAACTGACGGGGGCCGGGCCGTTCACGCTCAATAACCCCAGCAATGATGTAACGACGATTGCCGCCAATGTCACGGGGACGATTAGCTATACCGATGTGAACGCTCTGACGGTGGGCACCGTGGATGTGCTCGGTAACAGTGTCAGCGGCATCACCAGCAGCGGCAACGACGTGCGACTCTCCACACTCGGCGGCAACTTGCTGCTCGACGACGATGTGGCCCTGGGCGCTGGCGACTTGACTCTGGCGGTGATCGGCACAGTCACTCAGATTGCCGGCGATGACATTACCGCTGGCGGCTTGGAACTACTGGTCACTGGCAATGTCACGTTGACCAATGCGGCCAACAACGTTGCCACCCTGGCCGCCAACGTCACGGGCACGCTCAACTACACGGACCTGGACGCGCTCACCATCGGCACGGTCACCGGTTCGGGAACCAGCAGCGTCAATGCGACCGGCGATATTGTCCTCAGCACCGGCGATGCAGGGGCTACCGACAATCTCACGCTTCCCGTTACCTTCAACATCACCTCCTCCGGTGGCAGTGTGACGCTCAATGCGGGTGACGATGCGTTGTTGAATGGAGATGTGACGGCGGCGACGCAGGTGACCGTGAATGTGGATGCGGGCGATGGGGAGTCGAATGGAGTCGGAGAAGTTGCGCCGGGAAGCGGTGGGACGGTGACGATCAATGGTGTGATCACTGTCAACGGCGGCGCTGGCACGACGTTCTTAAACGGCGGCGACGACTACGACACGTTCGACTTCGACCCGCAGACAACGACCTCGTTCAGCGTGAACGGCAACGCGCCGCACGGCACGGCCGACGGCGATCGCCTGGTGATCACGGTCCCGGCACTCACCGTGCAAACGGTCAGCGACGTGGGGAGCGGCGGCTTCTCGTTCGCGCCGACCGCCAATCCGGCGCTCGACCCGGTGACCTACGTCAGCATCGAAGAGCAGGACGTGACCGGCGGTCCGCTGAACCTGCTGATTGATCTCACGCCGGTCTATAACGGGGTCAACAATCAACTCACGATGCAGCGGGTCGGAGCCGACCTGGTGATCAATCGCCTGGGGACGGGCCCGGTCACCGGCAACTTCTACACCGGCACCCTGGCCACGATCAACTCGCTGGAGATTCGCGGCGGCGGGCAGAACGACTCGGTCGAAGTGTTCGACACCGGCACGGGCCTGCCCGACTTCGTCGGCACGGTGCCTGGGGTAACGAATAATCCAAACGTGGTGGGGACGCCGGAGTTCTTGTTCACCGGCGGTGCAGGCACCGATGTGCTGACGTTCAACCTGGGATTGGCCAGCACCGCCCAGGTGTACGGCATCGGCAGTGGCTCGGGAACTGCTGCGAACGACGGCGAGATCAGCACGACCAATCCGGCGAACACGCTGATCACCTACTTCACCAGCGTCAGCGAAGTGAATCGGGCGGGCTTCAATGCCACGGCCGGTGGGCTGCAGATCTTGGGCGACCTGTCAGGCAACACGATCAACACGACCGATAACGGTGGTGGTGAGACCCGCGTCCAGCCGACCGGTTACACGCCGTTCGACTTCAGCGGCGATAACTTCAGCAGCTTCGAAGTCTACGGCCTGCGGGGCAGCGACACGCTGACGCTGACCAGCTTCGGCAGCGGTCAGACGAATAACCCGACCATCGTGCTCGACGGCAGCAATCCGACCGGCTTCGGTGGTCCAACGGACGACGGCCTCGCCGATACGCTCCGCGTCCTTAGCACCAGTTCGAACACCGGACTGGTCACGCTGCTCGGTGGTCTGGGCAGCGATCAGTTCTTCCTCGCGGGTCCGGGCCTGACGGTCGACGACATTGCCGGCCCGGTGGTGGTCGACGGAGAAGACGCCAACCTAGCGAACAACAACGATCAGTTGTTCATCATCGACAGTGGTGACACGACCGCTGACCCGAACGTGCTGATTGCTGCAGCCGGCGGGATGAATGCGGACTATGCGGTGACGGGAATCAACGCCAGCGGGGTGACGTTCCGCAACATCGACAGCTTCGATTACACGGGCACGCAAGGGGGCGACACGATCGACGGCCGGTTCACCCCGACCAATGTGCCGCACGACCTGAACACGGTGGCCCTGCGTGGTTTCGACGGCGACGATCAGTTCCTCCTCTTCACGTCGAACCAATGGGGCGGGGTCACCCCGGTGACGGAGCTACCGTTCACCCGCGTGGCCAGCGGCGTGGGGACGATCAGTCTGTACGGCAACGATGGTGAAGATATCTTCGGCGAAACTCCGGCCCCGGTCATCGGGAACACGGGAGCCATGCACGTGGGCCTAGCCGTCCCCGCCACGACGCGGCTGATTCGTCCGACCACGGCCGCGACTGCGGGGGGAAGCACCATCTTCATCGACGGTGGCGATCCGGTACCGGCGCTCAATCAGGCCGGCGATACGGTCGGCGATGTGCTGAACCTGGATGTCACGGACGTGCCGAAGAACACGGCGATGATCGTGGGAGCCGGTTCGTCGGGGAACGTCCTCAGCGCCAACACGGCCCCCTTCAGTTGGGTCAGCATCGAAGACCTCAACCTGGTCGACAACGGCAAGCTGACGGGCGTGCAGATCGGCGACGTGTTCGGCCGCGGGACCACGGGGAACGACCTGATGCAGATCTCGGCCAATGCCACGGCCGCGCTTCCGCATCAGGTGCGGGTGCGCATCGGCGGCGCGATCATGAACTACAACGTGCCGGGCAAGGCCGTGCTGTACGGCGGCAACGGAGTCGACACGATGTCGCAGACCACGGCCAAGATCCCGGCCGTGTTCTATGGCGAAGCGGGCAACGATTCGCTGGCGGGGGGCTCGAACAACGACTGGCTGGTGGGTGGCGACGGGAACGATCAGATCACAGGTGGCGAAGGCCAGAACGTGATCTGGGGGGATAACGCGCCGACGAATCCGGGCGACCCGACTCCGCAGGACTTCCAAGGCCCGAACGACGGTAACGACTCGATCAGTTCGGGCAACGGAGCCGACGTGATCTATGCCGGTGGTGGCCACGACGTGGTGAACTCCGGTGGGGGCAACGACTACATCCATGCCGGGGCTGGTAACGACAGCGTCGATGCCGGGGCCGGAGACGACCGGGTGTATGGCTACAGCGGCAACGATACGCTGCAAGGCAACAGCGGCAACGACCTGCTGTCGGGCGGCGACGGTAACGATTGGCTGCTGGGTCACTCGGGGAACAACGTGCTAATCGGTGGCACGGGGAGCGACACGCTCTCGGGTGGGGACGGCAACGACCTGCTGATCACCGGTGGGCTGGGTGGTGAAGAGAACAGCACCTGGACTTCGGCTCCCAACACGATGACCTATGCGGCGAACACCTACAGCGACCCAATGGATAACGATGCAGCCCTGCTCGCACTCCTGACGGCCTGGCAGCTGAACTCCAACGCCGCTGCACCACCGCCCGAAGTGCTTGCCCTGCTCCCCATCATCGCGCCCGACGGCTCGGACGACGACGCCTGGGGCGGCAACGGCAGCGACCTCTTCAGCTGGGACGCCGCCGACATGGCCGACGAATCCCTCACCGCCCCCGGCCCCAACGACTTCAACAACCCCGCCACAGGACCTGACGTCCGACTGATCTAA